The following are encoded in a window of Dioscorea cayenensis subsp. rotundata cultivar TDr96_F1 chromosome 16, TDr96_F1_v2_PseudoChromosome.rev07_lg8_w22 25.fasta, whole genome shotgun sequence genomic DNA:
- the LOC120278442 gene encoding uncharacterized protein LOC120278442, which translates to MARSGMKVDKSFKRQAFVEAANLVNGRLPTTSMDADNVENHKRTLKQKYPEIMKLMNLSGVGWNDTEKMLVLEDETYRTYVEGQPKAKEYLNKPISFFEEL; encoded by the exons ATGGCAAGAAGCGGCATGAAAGTTGACAAGTCCTTCAAAAGGCAGGCATTTGTTGAGGCAGCTAACCTTGTTAATGGAAGATTGCCTACTACTTCTATGGATGCAGATAATGTCGAGAACCACAAGCGCACCTTGAAGCAAAAATACCCAGAAATCATGAAACTTATGAACCTTAGTGGTGTGGGTTGGAATGACACAGAGAAAATGCTAGTTCTTGAAGATGAAACATACCGAACTTATGTAGAG GGACAACCAAAAGCTAAAGAATATCTAAATAAACCTATATCTTTCTTTGAGGAGCTTTGA